A window of the Mucilaginibacter sp. cycad4 genome harbors these coding sequences:
- a CDS encoding Error-prone repair protein ImuA, with the protein MPGAQKDIISRLQKDILLWQGFTPPLACQVKGIGLGPLESAFPNGVFPTGTIHEMICPTPEHAAATGGLIAGLLTRLMKQGGVCLWVSMHRQLFPAALANYDVEPHRIIFIDVQREKDLLWAMEEALKCEGLAAVIAEVQEISFAQSRRLQLAVENSKVTGFLLRNDPRKLGSTTCVARWQITPLPSEPHDDLPGIGFPRWQIDLLRVRNGNPGTWKLEWTDGHFIPVEEEKAAQINLHERIAG; encoded by the coding sequence ATGCCGGGAGCTCAAAAAGATATCATCAGCCGTTTGCAAAAAGATATTTTGCTTTGGCAGGGCTTTACTCCGCCTTTGGCGTGTCAAGTTAAAGGTATTGGCTTGGGCCCGCTTGAGTCTGCTTTTCCAAATGGTGTTTTTCCTACCGGTACAATACATGAAATGATATGCCCCACTCCCGAGCATGCTGCAGCTACCGGGGGACTGATAGCAGGTTTGCTTACCCGGCTTATGAAGCAAGGCGGTGTGTGCTTGTGGGTAAGTATGCACCGTCAGCTATTTCCGGCGGCTTTAGCAAATTATGATGTAGAACCCCACCGGATAATTTTTATTGATGTTCAACGCGAAAAAGACCTGCTTTGGGCCATGGAAGAAGCCTTAAAATGTGAAGGCCTCGCCGCGGTAATAGCCGAAGTACAGGAGATCAGTTTTGCACAATCACGGCGTTTACAGCTTGCAGTTGAAAACAGTAAAGTAACCGGATTTTTGCTGCGTAACGATCCGCGTAAACTTGGTTCAACAACCTGTGTAGCCCGCTGGCAAATAACGCCCCTGCCAAGTGAGCCCCATGATGATTTACCAGGTATTGGTTTCCCCCGATGGCAGATTGACCTGTTACGGGTACGCAATGGCAACCCCGGCACCTGGAAACTGGAATGGACCGATGGCCATTTTATACCTGTAGAAGAAGAAAAAGCTGCACAAATAAATTTACACGAAAGGATAGCCGGTTAG
- a CDS encoding TetR/AcrR family transcriptional regulator → MGSKERILRQKDDTRRKILDAALDMIKCEGCDALSMRKLAEHIEYTAPAIYEYFESKEALYTELARKGHLKLAAMVKLAKEASTDAIEQMEAMWLAYWSFAIAYKELYQLMFAVGTGCSPIENRIAEALVFPEAVSEVIRTLYAPREVSDEEVQKKYYTYWAVIHGLIAINMIQLTRDEKMNQEILIGAIRGITALITT, encoded by the coding sequence ATGGGAAGTAAAGAACGGATATTAAGGCAAAAGGATGATACCCGCCGAAAGATACTTGATGCTGCGTTGGATATGATCAAATGTGAGGGCTGTGATGCGTTAAGTATGCGGAAACTTGCTGAGCATATCGAGTACACGGCTCCCGCTATTTACGAGTATTTTGAAAGCAAGGAAGCTTTGTACACCGAGCTTGCCCGCAAGGGGCACCTGAAGCTGGCCGCCATGGTAAAACTGGCAAAAGAAGCATCTACAGACGCCATTGAACAGATGGAGGCTATGTGGCTGGCCTACTGGAGCTTTGCAATTGCCTATAAAGAGCTTTACCAATTGATGTTTGCTGTTGGTACGGGTTGCAGCCCGATAGAAAACCGGATAGCAGAAGCACTGGTTTTTCCGGAGGCGGTTTCTGAAGTGATCCGCACGCTATACGCACCCCGCGAAGTAAGTGATGAAGAGGTTCAAAAAAAATATTACACTTATTGGGCGGTAATTCATGGGTTGATAGCCATTAACATGATCCAGCTCACCCGGGATGAAAAAATGAACCAGGAGATCCTGATTGGCGCTATAAGAGGGATCACAGCGTTGATAACTACCTAA
- a CDS encoding DNA polymerase Y family protein, with protein sequence MMNRRFISLWFRHLLTDWLTLRRPELKTVPFVFASPVRGRIIITAANALAEAQGVTTGMTAADAKAIIVNLQVIDDIPGQADKLLRALGEWCIRYSPLIAVDLPDGLLLDISGCAHLWGGERDYLKEIVTRLRSKGYDVRGAMADTPGAAWAVARFGKIKPIIPSGEQADALLPLPPAALRLEPLVIERLQKLGFYTIKTFINMGRSVLRRRFGQELLLRLDQALGNVDEPLQLLHPVEPYSERLPCLEPIRTATGIEIAIKTLLEKLCTRLQGEGKGLRTAILKCYRVDGQVISADIGTNRASHHIGHLFKLFELKIPTLEPALGIELFTLEAPKIDDAEPEQEVLWQSESCGLDDTGLAELLDRLANKIGAGSIHRYLPLERYWPERSIKPAISINEKPQTNWRKDRPRPSILLPRPQPIEVTSPIPDYPPMLFIYKNETHHIKRSDGPERIEREWWLDEGEHRDYYQVEDQDGRRYWLFRSGHYTGSQAGQWFIHGFFA encoded by the coding sequence ATGATGAACAGGCGTTTTATTTCTTTATGGTTTCGTCATTTACTGACAGACTGGCTCACACTTCGCCGGCCCGAGCTTAAAACAGTTCCTTTTGTTTTTGCCTCACCTGTTCGTGGCCGTATTATCATTACGGCTGCCAACGCACTGGCCGAAGCGCAGGGTGTAACCACCGGCATGACGGCTGCCGATGCAAAAGCCATTATAGTTAACCTTCAGGTTATTGATGATATACCCGGTCAGGCTGATAAGCTGCTTCGTGCTTTGGGCGAGTGGTGTATCCGTTATTCGCCGCTGATAGCTGTTGATTTGCCCGATGGGTTACTGCTTGATATTTCAGGCTGCGCTCATTTATGGGGTGGCGAAAGGGATTATTTAAAAGAAATTGTTACCCGTTTAAGAAGCAAGGGCTATGACGTTCGTGGGGCCATGGCCGATACACCGGGTGCAGCATGGGCAGTAGCCCGTTTTGGTAAAATAAAACCAATTATCCCATCCGGTGAACAAGCCGATGCATTGCTCCCGTTGCCTCCTGCCGCCCTGCGCCTTGAACCACTGGTTATTGAAAGGCTGCAAAAACTTGGGTTTTATACTATCAAAACCTTCATAAACATGGGCCGCTCGGTATTGCGCCGTCGTTTTGGGCAGGAATTATTGTTAAGGCTTGACCAGGCCTTGGGCAATGTGGACGAACCTTTGCAATTATTACATCCTGTTGAGCCCTATTCAGAAAGATTACCCTGCCTGGAACCTATCCGCACAGCTACCGGGATAGAAATTGCCATTAAAACCCTGCTCGAAAAACTTTGCACCCGTTTACAAGGTGAAGGTAAAGGCTTGCGGACGGCTATTTTAAAATGTTACCGGGTGGATGGACAGGTGATCAGTGCTGATATCGGTACTAATCGCGCATCGCATCATATTGGTCACTTGTTCAAGTTATTTGAACTCAAAATCCCTACACTGGAACCTGCATTAGGCATTGAACTTTTTACACTCGAAGCACCAAAAATTGACGATGCAGAGCCCGAACAGGAAGTATTATGGCAATCAGAAAGCTGCGGCCTTGACGATACCGGCCTGGCAGAGCTATTAGACAGGTTAGCCAATAAAATTGGAGCAGGAAGTATCCACCGTTATCTCCCCCTGGAACGTTACTGGCCCGAAAGGAGCATCAAACCGGCAATCTCCATTAATGAAAAACCGCAGACCAACTGGCGAAAAGACCGCCCCCGTCCGTCTATTTTACTCCCCCGCCCACAGCCGATAGAGGTAACCTCTCCTATTCCCGATTATCCGCCAATGCTGTTCATCTACAAAAATGAAACACACCATATTAAAAGATCTGACGGCCCTGAGCGTATAGAACGCGAGTGGTGGCTTGACGAGGGTGAGCACCGCGATTATTACCAGGTTGAAGATCAGGATGGCAGACGTTATTGGTTATTCAGATCGGGACATTATACGGGCAGCCAGGCAGGGCAATGGTTTATTCACGGATTTTTTGCATAG
- the rpiA gene encoding ribose 5-phosphate isomerase A, which translates to MSDYKLEAAKAALTLITPNQIIGLGAGSTIAHLVNMLAQNPELAASLTFTSSSFKTTQLLSKHGLRIQSPALLHKLDIYFDGCDQFDSELNALKSGGGIHTTEKVLASMAKEFILLGDEGKFSAQLNATYPLVIEILPQALQIVLAKLVALFPQATLTQRMSTQKDGALISDNGNMLVDIQFTELPEPATLNTLVKMIPGVVEHSLFYQIAAKAIIAGENGIRTIMPQR; encoded by the coding sequence ATGTCGGATTATAAACTGGAAGCAGCTAAAGCCGCTTTAACCTTGATTACCCCCAATCAGATTATTGGTTTGGGCGCCGGGAGCACCATAGCTCATTTGGTTAATATGTTAGCCCAAAATCCTGAGCTTGCAGCTTCGTTAACATTTACCTCGTCATCATTCAAAACAACTCAGTTGTTAAGTAAACACGGGCTACGGATCCAATCGCCCGCCCTGCTTCATAAACTTGACATCTACTTTGATGGCTGTGACCAGTTTGACAGCGAGCTTAACGCCCTGAAAAGCGGCGGCGGCATCCATACTACCGAAAAAGTATTGGCTTCAATGGCAAAGGAATTTATTTTGCTGGGCGATGAAGGAAAATTCTCAGCCCAACTTAACGCTACATATCCGCTGGTTATAGAGATCCTGCCACAGGCCTTACAAATTGTACTGGCAAAACTGGTAGCCTTATTTCCTCAAGCTACGCTTACCCAGCGCATGAGCACACAAAAAGACGGCGCTTTAATATCAGACAATGGCAATATGCTGGTCGACATACAATTTACAGAACTGCCCGAACCGGCCACATTAAATACCCTGGTTAAAATGATACCGGGTGTTGTTGAGCATTCCCTATTTTATCAGATAGCAGCTAAAGCAATTATAGCAGGAGAAAATGGCATCCGGACCATAATGCCTCAACGGTAA
- a CDS encoding error-prone DNA polymerase: MSYSELQVTTNFSFLRGGSHPEELVTQAAALGHTKIAITDRNSVAGVVRAHLAARPDNVDIKIIPACRLDLLDGASLLAYPTDMDAWSRLSGLLTKGNLRAEKGQCHLYKQDVYEYAKGIKFIAVPPEALNSRFDFDETFKADLKEYQEALGHELYLAASRAYNIDDGKRLHRLAQSGIPIVATNDVHYHEPARRQLQDIVTCVREKCTIHNAGFKLNANAERYLKSTEEMERLFRQYPDAIARTVEIAEACQFSLDTLKYIEPEEPSTDGLTPQQRLTQFTWQGARQRYNNNVPDKIKQQIEFELAFIGRKQLAPYFLRVYKYTRKAAELGILYQGRGSAANSTVCYCLAITAVDPTETQLLFSRFMSDARDEWPDIDVDFEHERREEIIQWIYSEYGRDRSAIVATVTQERHKGAIRDVGKAMGLSVDTINRLSGAIWDFSEEAFDRQRIIDQGLNPDDPALHKVLVLTEQLMGFPRQLGQHTGGFVITQGKLSDICPVMNARMEERTQLEWNKDDLEALGILKVDVLGLGMLTCIRKSFDLIKQHYGIAYDLKNVPREDPKVYDMICDADTLGVFQIESRAQMSMLPRLKPREFYDLVIEVAIVRPGPIQGDMVHPYLRRRDGLEEESYPKEELRRILGRTKGVPLFQEQAMEIAMVAAEFTAAEADQLRRSMATFKAKGLVSQFRQKLVDGMTRRGYEEDFAHRIFKQLEGFGSYGFPESHAASFAHLVYISSWLKYYYPDVFAATLLNSQPMGFYQPAQIVIDAERHGVIVRPVDINHSFWDNTLEEQDGDYRALRLGFRQVKGLNENDMQALVARRDTGYTSISHLSDSGVPQTQIEKLTDADAFRSLNLDRRAALWEVPALSDKPIGLFAGQPSESTKETQISLPFMTDAEHVVQDYAATGLSVKAHPVSFLRQQLNMLQVTPTAQLSNLKNGDKIKVAGLVTVRQRPGTAKGILFITIEDETGFANLVAWEKIFDKYRKDIVQSRLLMVEGVLQIEGKVIHVIIRRCFNLSKLLSTLTTVGNDDQPVMTLSRSDETTAPHPAGSNKGQVQQSKQKEVFHKGRNFK, from the coding sequence ATGAGTTACTCAGAATTACAGGTAACCACCAATTTCAGTTTTTTACGGGGAGGATCGCACCCCGAGGAACTGGTAACCCAGGCAGCGGCGCTCGGGCACACTAAAATTGCCATTACCGACCGTAACAGTGTAGCCGGTGTAGTACGGGCGCACTTAGCTGCCAGGCCAGACAATGTCGATATTAAAATTATCCCGGCTTGCCGCCTTGACCTGCTTGATGGAGCCAGCCTGCTTGCTTACCCAACAGATATGGATGCCTGGTCGCGCCTTTCAGGGCTGCTTACAAAGGGAAACCTTCGGGCAGAAAAGGGTCAGTGCCACTTGTATAAACAGGATGTGTATGAATATGCTAAAGGCATTAAATTTATAGCGGTTCCACCCGAAGCGCTCAACAGCCGTTTTGATTTTGACGAAACTTTTAAAGCTGATTTAAAAGAGTACCAGGAAGCATTGGGCCATGAACTTTATCTTGCTGCTTCACGTGCCTATAATATTGATGATGGCAAACGGCTTCACAGGCTGGCACAATCAGGCATCCCCATTGTGGCTACCAACGATGTACATTACCACGAACCTGCCCGCAGGCAACTTCAGGATATTGTTACCTGCGTACGGGAAAAGTGCACTATTCATAATGCCGGTTTTAAGCTTAATGCCAATGCCGAACGGTATTTAAAAAGCACCGAAGAGATGGAACGCCTTTTTCGCCAGTACCCTGATGCCATAGCCCGCACTGTCGAAATAGCCGAAGCCTGCCAGTTTTCATTAGATACCCTTAAATACATTGAGCCCGAAGAACCCAGCACCGACGGACTTACCCCACAACAGCGCCTAACCCAGTTTACCTGGCAGGGTGCCCGCCAGCGGTACAACAACAATGTACCTGACAAAATTAAACAACAGATAGAATTTGAGCTTGCCTTTATTGGGAGGAAACAACTTGCCCCCTATTTTTTAAGGGTTTACAAGTATACCCGCAAAGCGGCAGAATTGGGCATACTTTACCAGGGGCGCGGTTCGGCGGCTAACTCTACAGTATGTTATTGTTTAGCCATTACCGCTGTCGATCCTACAGAAACCCAATTACTTTTTTCCCGTTTTATGTCGGATGCGCGTGATGAATGGCCCGATATTGATGTCGATTTTGAGCATGAGCGCAGGGAAGAGATCATCCAATGGATCTACAGTGAATATGGCCGCGACCGCTCGGCCATTGTAGCTACTGTTACACAGGAACGGCATAAGGGTGCCATCCGTGATGTTGGCAAAGCCATGGGCCTATCTGTAGATACCATTAACCGCCTGTCGGGCGCCATATGGGATTTTTCGGAAGAAGCCTTTGACCGTCAACGGATCATTGATCAGGGATTAAATCCTGATGACCCGGCATTGCATAAAGTGTTAGTGCTTACCGAACAGTTAATGGGTTTTCCGCGTCAGTTAGGCCAGCATACCGGTGGTTTTGTTATTACCCAGGGCAAACTATCAGATATATGCCCGGTAATGAATGCCCGTATGGAAGAGCGCACACAACTGGAATGGAACAAGGACGATCTGGAAGCGCTTGGTATCCTTAAAGTAGATGTACTTGGCCTTGGAATGCTTACCTGTATTCGCAAAAGCTTCGACCTCATTAAGCAGCATTATGGCATTGCATACGATTTAAAGAACGTTCCGCGGGAAGACCCTAAGGTTTACGATATGATATGCGATGCCGATACATTGGGCGTTTTCCAGATAGAAAGCCGTGCCCAAATGTCGATGCTGCCAAGACTTAAACCACGGGAATTTTATGATCTGGTGATTGAAGTTGCCATCGTACGCCCCGGCCCTATCCAGGGCGATATGGTTCATCCTTACCTGAGGCGCCGCGACGGGTTAGAAGAAGAAAGCTATCCTAAAGAAGAACTTCGGAGAATATTAGGCCGAACTAAAGGCGTACCGCTGTTTCAGGAGCAGGCTATGGAAATAGCAATGGTAGCGGCAGAGTTTACCGCTGCCGAGGCCGATCAGCTACGCCGGAGCATGGCCACTTTTAAGGCTAAGGGATTAGTGAGCCAGTTTCGCCAAAAACTGGTAGATGGCATGACAAGGAGAGGTTACGAAGAAGATTTTGCCCATCGCATTTTTAAACAGCTGGAAGGCTTTGGTAGTTATGGCTTCCCTGAAAGCCATGCAGCATCGTTCGCGCATTTGGTTTATATTTCCTCCTGGCTTAAATATTATTATCCCGATGTATTTGCGGCTACCTTGTTAAACAGCCAGCCCATGGGTTTTTATCAGCCGGCTCAAATTGTTATTGATGCGGAAAGACACGGTGTAATAGTACGGCCTGTAGATATTAACCACTCGTTTTGGGATAACACCCTTGAAGAGCAGGATGGCGATTACCGGGCATTGCGCTTAGGTTTCAGGCAGGTTAAAGGGCTTAACGAAAACGATATGCAAGCCCTCGTAGCCCGTCGTGATACGGGGTATACCAGTATCAGCCACTTAAGCGACTCCGGCGTGCCTCAAACCCAAATTGAAAAACTTACCGATGCCGACGCATTCAGGTCGCTTAACCTTGACCGCCGTGCTGCACTCTGGGAAGTGCCGGCACTTAGTGATAAACCAATTGGCTTGTTTGCCGGACAACCATCAGAAAGCACTAAAGAAACCCAGATTAGTTTGCCGTTTATGACAGATGCCGAACATGTGGTACAGGATTACGCCGCTACCGGTTTATCCGTAAAAGCACATCCGGTGAGTTTTTTACGACAGCAGCTTAATATGCTGCAGGTGACCCCAACCGCTCAATTATCTAATCTTAAAAACGGGGATAAAATAAAAGTGGCCGGCCTGGTAACTGTGCGGCAAAGACCGGGTACAGCAAAAGGGATCCTGTTTATCACTATTGAAGATGAAACCGGCTTTGCCAATTTGGTAGCCTGGGAAAAGATTTTTGATAAGTACCGTAAGGATATTGTTCAATCTCGTTTACTCATGGTTGAGGGCGTTTTACAAATTGAGGGCAAGGTGATCCACGTTATCATACGGCGTTGTTTCAATTTATCAAAACTGTTAAGCACACTCACAACTGTTGGCAACGATGATCAGCCGGTAATGACATTATCCCGAAGCGATGAAACAACTGCACCTCATCCGGCAGGTTCAAACAAAGGGCAGGTTCAGCAAAGCAAACAAAAAGAGGTATTTCACAAGGGGCGAAATTTTAAATAA
- a CDS encoding tetratricopeptide repeat protein: protein MKNKLLLIKSFFGLIVVFFTAQSFYYRYQKNTATSTAVFYKGTVKRAVVCGFVYNGADSIPEIPALKGWGNYQWKITASSDSAQFYFNQGISMYYAFHSIEAIASFIKATRFDPDCAMAWYGKSLAMGPTINYPNGYAPPADAYEASEKSKKLSTNCTPLEKELIAAMQHRYSKDSGLTVKQLRTNYAGAMQAVYSKYPKNAEVLTLYADALLLLHPWDLYAHDFTPKPWTPQIRSLLEQALVISPKHPGANHFYIHTMEASATPQMALKSAHLLDTLMPQVSHITHMPSHIYIRTGNYEQGITNNTAAVAGFNTYLEQYSPVANGDILYKIHNIHLKVNCAQMAGNYQMALAAANDARAALPSYYLAAKGADGNFFQYVYMQPVLTAVRFGKWADILNIKPVDSLVYASALLHFSKGLAWCNKGNIINARDELKMLETKMQDPSLKAPIDNFSSAYESAGIASLMLQGTIAAAEKKYSEAINILQKAVTTEDHLIYNEPRDWPLPARQYLGNALLKAGRYNEAIAVFNKDLVINPNNGWALTGLQLAYQNTSNATALNKIKQQLKTAWKIKDMEIDKPVF from the coding sequence ATGAAAAACAAACTCCTTTTAATCAAAAGCTTTTTTGGATTGATCGTTGTTTTTTTCACGGCGCAGTCCTTTTACTACCGTTATCAAAAAAACACCGCGACATCAACGGCTGTCTTTTACAAAGGTACCGTTAAACGGGCAGTGGTATGTGGTTTTGTGTATAACGGCGCAGATAGCATCCCGGAGATCCCGGCATTAAAAGGCTGGGGGAATTATCAATGGAAAATCACCGCATCATCAGATAGTGCACAATTTTATTTTAACCAGGGCATAAGCATGTATTATGCTTTTCATTCTATTGAAGCAATAGCATCTTTTATCAAAGCTACCCGTTTTGATCCCGACTGTGCGATGGCCTGGTATGGTAAATCATTGGCTATGGGCCCAACCATTAATTATCCTAACGGTTATGCCCCGCCGGCTGATGCCTATGAAGCATCAGAAAAAAGCAAGAAACTGAGCACCAATTGCACCCCGCTCGAAAAAGAGCTTATTGCCGCTATGCAGCATCGCTACAGTAAAGACAGCGGCCTTACTGTAAAACAGTTAAGAACCAATTATGCCGGTGCCATGCAGGCAGTATATTCAAAGTATCCTAAAAATGCCGAGGTATTGACACTATATGCTGATGCTTTACTGTTGCTCCACCCCTGGGACCTGTATGCCCATGACTTTACGCCCAAACCATGGACGCCGCAAATCCGCTCGCTGTTAGAACAAGCCTTAGTCATTTCCCCCAAACATCCCGGGGCCAATCATTTTTACATCCACACTATGGAGGCTTCGGCAACACCGCAAATGGCATTAAAGAGCGCCCATTTGTTGGATACCCTGATGCCGCAGGTATCGCATATAACACATATGCCTTCACATATTTACATCCGTACCGGCAATTATGAGCAGGGCATTACAAATAACACAGCCGCTGTTGCAGGTTTTAATACTTACCTGGAACAATACAGCCCCGTAGCAAACGGAGATATCTTATATAAGATCCATAACATCCATTTAAAAGTAAATTGTGCGCAAATGGCCGGCAATTATCAAATGGCCCTTGCCGCCGCTAATGATGCCAGGGCAGCATTGCCCTCCTATTATTTAGCTGCAAAGGGTGCCGATGGTAATTTTTTCCAGTATGTTTATATGCAGCCGGTATTAACGGCAGTTCGTTTTGGTAAATGGGCAGATATTTTAAATATCAAACCTGTTGATTCACTTGTTTACGCATCGGCATTACTGCATTTTTCAAAAGGGCTGGCATGGTGTAACAAGGGCAATATTATCAATGCCAGGGATGAGCTAAAAATGCTGGAAACCAAAATGCAGGATCCATCATTAAAGGCGCCGATTGATAACTTCAGCAGTGCTTATGAATCTGCAGGCATTGCCAGCCTTATGTTACAGGGTACTATTGCCGCCGCCGAAAAAAAATACAGCGAAGCCATTAATATCTTACAAAAGGCCGTTACCACCGAAGATCACCTGATCTATAACGAACCGCGCGACTGGCCCCTGCCTGCGAGGCAATACCTTGGTAATGCTTTGTTAAAAGCAGGCAGGTACAATGAAGCCATAGCTGTATTCAATAAAGATCTTGTAATTAACCCCAACAATGGCTGGGCATTAACCGGGCTTCAGCTGGCCTATCAAAATACAAGTAATGCCACAGCTTTAAATAAAATAAAACAACAATTAAAAACTGCCTGGAAAATAAAGGATATGGAAATTGATAAGCCCGTATTTTAA
- a CDS encoding TetR/AcrR family transcriptional regulator, translating into MIDKERILSGSEGLFLEAGIKSITMDDIARHLGISKKTIYQHFKDKNELVTALVKKRLAGDEANLCAIISDAGNMMDEMVELTRCTGEIFSRVHPVVLHDLQKHHHEGWELYLQFKTGFLVNIIGKLLKKGIDQGYVRPEIDARIIAIMRVNQIELGFNASVYPHAEFNLWDVQLQLLNHFNYGVCTLKGIAVLNNPD; encoded by the coding sequence ATGATTGATAAGGAGCGGATTTTAAGCGGCAGTGAAGGGCTTTTTCTTGAAGCGGGAATAAAAAGCATTACCATGGATGATATTGCCCGGCATTTAGGGATCTCCAAAAAAACAATTTATCAGCATTTTAAAGATAAAAATGAGCTTGTTACCGCCCTTGTAAAAAAGAGGCTTGCCGGTGATGAGGCAAATCTTTGCGCTATCATCAGTGATGCTGGCAATATGATGGATGAAATGGTTGAGTTAACCAGGTGCACAGGAGAGATCTTTTCAAGGGTGCATCCTGTTGTATTGCATGACCTGCAAAAACACCATCACGAAGGCTGGGAGCTGTACCTGCAATTTAAAACGGGTTTCCTGGTAAATATTATCGGGAAGCTTTTAAAAAAGGGTATTGATCAGGGCTATGTCCGTCCCGAAATTGATGCCAGGATCATAGCCATTATGCGGGTTAACCAGATTGAGCTTGGTTTTAACGCCTCTGTATATCCCCATGCCGAATTTAATTTATGGGATGTTCAGCTGCAGCTTTTAAATCATTTTAACTACGGCGTGTGTACGCTAAAGGGTATCGCCGTTTTAAATAATCCCGACTAA